A window of Fundidesulfovibrio putealis DSM 16056 genomic DNA:
CGCCCTGTCCATCATCTCCGGCTTCATCAACCGCGCGGCCACCCTGCCCAAGAAGCTCACCGAGCTTGGCTACCTGGGCTGGTCGCCCGAGTTGAACAACAACATCGAGTATGTGGGCAACATCGTATTCTGGGTCAGCGTGGGTCTTTTCGGCGTGTGGGTGTTCGGGAAGTTCTTCGCCAACATCGGCATGCTGCGTGGGGAGGAATAAGCGATGATGATAGTCAATAAGGGCACCTTCACGAAGGGTGTGCTGCTCATGGTGAGTTTCCTGGTTGTCTTCATGCTGATCATGTCGCCCCTGTTCGGCGGCAAGACCGGCCTGGAATTCTCCGATGACTTCTTCAACAGGCTCTCCAAGAACTCCTCGGACTACTTCGAGGAGGTCAAGACCGGCATCGAGAAGCAAAAGGGCAAGCAGCTGGCCGTCACCGCCACTATCGCCAAGCCCGACCCGAAGGACGAGGCCGACCCGGCCAAGGCGACCGCCATCGCCAACAAGAAGGCCGCGGACGTGGCCAAGGCCCTGACCGCAGCTGGCGCCACCGTGGACGTGAAGGACAACGTCCTCAACGTGAAGGGCGACCTGGGCTCCATGCTGAGCTTCGCTGCCACCAAGGCCAAGGACGTGTTCATGGTTGTCGGCCCTGCCGCTGAAACCCCCGAGAACAAGGCCAACCACAAGCTCCTCAAGGACCTGTGGACCGGTTTCTCGGCCCTGATCAAGCCCTTGCAGAAGGAAGGCAAGGTGGCCGAGGCCAAGGCCCTGGACGCCGTGATGAAGAAGGCTCTGGAACCCGGCTACAACTTCTACGGCATCGAAGGCGAGTCGGTTACCAAGAACATCTTCCTGCTGAGCTTCCTGCTGATCTTCTACGTGATCTACACCATGTGGTATGGCTACGCGATCTTCTTCATGTTCGACGGCATCGGCCTGTCCATGAAGAAGTCCAAGAAGAAAGCATAGTCTTCAAAACCCTATAACCCCCCCCAACTAGAGAGGCCGCCTTCGGGCGGCCTCTCGCGTTGCGCCGGGAGCATGACCGCTACATGCCTTGCGCCGCCTGCCACATGCCCAAAGCGGCCCCGGTGGGGTCGATGAGCACGCTGAACCAGCCATACCCCGGAACCTCCGTGACGTCCTTCACGATGGTCGCTCCCAAAGAACGCGCCTTTTCGGTGGACGCCCGCACGTCCTCCACCAGCACATACGGCAGCCAGTGCGAGGGAACGCCCGGCACGGGATTCTTCATCATGCCCCCGCCGGTTCCTTCCCCAACCTCGATCCCGGTATAGTTGAACTGGGGCATGTCCACGTACTTCCAATCGAATAGTCCCTGGTAGAACTCCTTGGCCTTGCCGAGGTCGTCGGTGGCCAGTTCCACATGCACGAACGGATTTGCCATAACCTTCACTCCTTGCGCGCCTGGCGCGGCTTGATTCTTTCCATACAGGTCCCGGCGCGCCGCACTCTGGCGGCTGCGCAAGGAGTCCAGCTTTTGGCGTAAATCAAATCCACGCCCGGGGTCAACGCGGAGCTGTTTCCTGATGCCTTGCACGTGAGGGCGTGCTATGAAGCAGCTGGCTCCCACCCGGGAGCCGTTGACAACCGCCAACATCGCGAGGATTTCATATGGCCCCTGAGAGAATCGAACCTGGGTCCGGGCCTAAGCTGCTCGACCCTTTCGCCATTCGCGGCATCATCTTCCGGAACCGGATCGGCGTTTCCCCTATGTGCCAGTACTGCGCCAAGGACGGGCTGGCAGACGACTGGCATCTGGTCCACCTGGGGAGCCGCGCCGTGGGCGGAGCCGGGGTGGTCTTCGTGGAAGCCACCGCCGTCACGCCCCAGGGGCGCATCGCCCCCGGCGACATGGGCCTGTGGAGTGACGCCCACACCAAGGCCCTGGCTCCCGTGGCCGCGTTTATCAAGCGCATGGGCGCAGTGGCAGCCATCCAGCTGGCCCACGCCGGACGCAAAGCCAGCTGCCAGCCGCCCTGGCAGGGGGGAGCCAAGCTCGCAACGCCGGACGAGGGCGGCTGGATAACAGTCGCGCCCTGCCCCATCCCCTTCGCCGACAACGAGCCCGCACCCGCCCCCCTGGACGCCGCAGGCATCGAGGCCGTGAAACAGGCCTTCGTGGACGCCGCGATCCGGGCCGTCAAAGCCGGGTTCCAGG
This region includes:
- a CDS encoding VOC family protein produces the protein MANPFVHVELATDDLGKAKEFYQGLFDWKYVDMPQFNYTGIEVGEGTGGGMMKNPVPGVPSHWLPYVLVEDVRASTEKARSLGATIVKDVTEVPGYGWFSVLIDPTGAALGMWQAAQGM